One region of Vibrio zhugei genomic DNA includes:
- the folE gene encoding GTP cyclohydrolase I FolE, producing MSGLSDSAKKVIAALESRGLETPMQPNEMGRAEKKEKIEHHMHEILNILGLDLTDDSLEETPHRIAKMYVDEIFSGLDYQNFPKITVIENKMNVSEMVRVKDITVTSTCEHHLVTIDGKAAVAYIPRGKIIGLSKINRIVRFFAQRPQVQERMTQQILVALQTLLDSDDVAVTIDATHYCVKSRGVMDATSETTTTALGGIFKSNASTRAEFLSGLR from the coding sequence ATGTCTGGTCTGAGCGACTCAGCAAAAAAAGTAATCGCAGCGTTGGAAAGTCGTGGACTGGAAACGCCAATGCAACCCAATGAGATGGGGCGCGCTGAAAAGAAAGAGAAAATTGAGCATCACATGCATGAAATTCTCAATATTCTTGGACTCGATTTGACTGATGATAGTCTTGAAGAAACACCACATCGCATTGCAAAAATGTATGTTGACGAGATTTTTTCAGGATTAGACTACCAAAACTTTCCGAAAATCACGGTCATTGAAAATAAAATGAACGTCAGTGAAATGGTACGCGTGAAAGATATCACCGTCACCAGCACCTGTGAACATCATTTAGTGACGATTGATGGGAAAGCCGCAGTGGCTTATATTCCCCGCGGTAAGATTATCGGGCTCTCCAAAATTAACCGTATTGTCCGTTTTTTTGCGCAGCGTCCTCAAGTACAGGAGCGCATGACGCAACAGATTTTAGTGGCACTACAAACATTGCTTGATTCAGACGATGTTGCCGTCACCATTGATGCGACCCACTATTGCGTGAAGTCGCGTGGTGTGATGGATGCGACCAGCGAAACCACGACAACGGCTCTGGGTGGCATTTTTAAATCGAATGCCTCAACACGCGCTGAATTTTTAAGTGGATTGCGTTAA
- the yiaY gene encoding L-threonine dehydrogenase, protein MTSAFFIPTVNLMGAGCLTDAADAIQSKGFKKGLIVSDAVLNKIGVVQEVADLLSARDVATVVYDGTHPNPTVTNVNEGLAILKDNQCDFVISLGGGSPHDCAKGIALLASNGGKIGDYEGIDQSPKPMLPLISINTTAGTASEMTRFCIITDEERHIKMAIVDKHTTPLISVNDPKLMLAKPASLTAATGMDALTHAIEAYVSTAATPITDAVAIKAIEMIQANLREAVKNGQNLEAREAMAYAQFMAGMAFNNASLGYVHAMAHQLGGFYNLPHGVCNAVLLPHVQRYNASVSAERLRDVAKAMGVDVENLTAEQGADAAINAIVELSKEIGIPAGLEELGAKVEDVPTLATNALKDACAVTNPRQGSHEEVCAIFQSAF, encoded by the coding sequence ATGACAAGTGCATTTTTTATTCCTACTGTTAACCTAATGGGTGCCGGATGTTTAACTGACGCGGCTGATGCCATTCAATCAAAAGGATTCAAAAAAGGATTGATTGTAAGTGACGCGGTACTTAATAAAATCGGTGTCGTACAAGAAGTCGCTGACTTGCTTTCCGCTCGCGATGTTGCCACTGTGGTTTATGATGGTACTCATCCAAACCCAACTGTGACTAACGTAAATGAAGGCTTGGCGATTTTAAAAGACAATCAATGTGACTTCGTCATTTCACTGGGTGGCGGTTCGCCACATGACTGTGCGAAAGGCATTGCTTTATTAGCCTCCAATGGTGGTAAAATTGGCGATTACGAAGGCATCGACCAATCTCCTAAACCTATGCTGCCATTAATTTCGATTAATACCACAGCAGGTACCGCTTCAGAAATGACGCGCTTTTGTATTATCACCGATGAAGAACGCCACATTAAAATGGCGATTGTTGATAAGCACACTACCCCTCTTATTTCCGTCAACGATCCGAAATTGATGCTAGCGAAGCCGGCTTCGCTGACTGCCGCAACCGGGATGGATGCACTGACTCATGCGATTGAAGCCTACGTTTCAACCGCAGCGACGCCCATTACTGATGCCGTCGCCATTAAAGCCATTGAAATGATTCAAGCCAACCTACGTGAAGCCGTGAAAAACGGTCAAAACTTAGAAGCTCGTGAAGCGATGGCTTATGCGCAGTTTATGGCAGGTATGGCCTTTAATAATGCGTCATTAGGGTATGTTCACGCGATGGCGCACCAACTGGGCGGTTTTTATAACCTACCACACGGTGTATGTAATGCTGTATTGCTGCCACACGTACAACGCTATAACGCGTCAGTATCTGCTGAGCGTCTGCGCGATGTCGCGAAAGCCATGGGCGTGGATGTGGAAAACTTAACCGCAGAGCAAGGTGCGGATGCCGCAATCAATGCCATTGTCGAGTTATCAAAAGAAATTGGTATTCCGGCGGGTCTTGAAGAGCTCGGTGCGAAAGTGGAAGATGTACCAACATTGGCCACCAATGCCCTAAAAGATGCGTGCGCCGTGACCAATCCTCGTCAAGGTTCTCATGAAGAGGTGTGCGCTATTTTCCAATCCGCCTTCTAA
- the elbB gene encoding isoprenoid biosynthesis glyoxalase ElbB, translating into MKKVAVILGGCGVYDGSEIHEAVLTLQAIERYGASWHCFAPNIEQAEVINHLTGEVMHEKRNVLVESARIARGHISDVAELSAQEYDAIALPGGFGMAKNVTNFAVKGADCQLNDDVAAACQDFAATGKPAGYICISPHIIPMIYQHGVEGTIGNDEDTAAGYTALGGQHVDCPVEDYVLDQKNNVLSTPAYMLANNVTEAATGIDRLIKKLVELA; encoded by the coding sequence ATGAAAAAAGTGGCAGTAATTCTGGGCGGCTGCGGCGTTTACGATGGCAGCGAAATTCACGAAGCCGTGTTAACACTGCAAGCGATCGAACGCTACGGGGCAAGCTGGCATTGCTTTGCGCCCAATATTGAGCAAGCTGAGGTCATTAATCACCTCACCGGTGAGGTAATGCATGAAAAACGTAATGTCTTAGTCGAATCTGCACGCATTGCCCGAGGCCATATCAGTGATGTCGCTGAACTGTCAGCCCAAGAGTACGATGCCATTGCGTTACCCGGTGGCTTCGGTATGGCAAAAAACGTCACCAATTTCGCCGTCAAAGGGGCCGATTGCCAACTCAATGACGATGTGGCCGCCGCTTGCCAAGATTTTGCCGCCACCGGTAAACCAGCGGGTTATATTTGTATTTCCCCGCATATCATTCCGATGATCTATCAACATGGTGTGGAAGGCACCATTGGCAATGATGAAGACACTGCAGCGGGTTATACCGCATTGGGCGGCCAACACGTTGACTGTCCCGTGGAAGATTACGTGCTCGACCAGAAAAATAACGTTCTCTCGACACCCGCGTATATGCTGGCCAACAACGTTACTGAAGCGGCGACCGGTATTGATCGTTTGATCAAAAAGCTGGTGGAATTAGCGTAG
- a CDS encoding LysR family transcriptional regulator, with protein MFTDFSAIPIFIAVVELGSFSRAAERLNITKSAVSKRITQLEQGLGARLLNRTTRQISLTEAGERYYSHVSTALNWAQQGVEAVAELQGEPSGHLRMSVPMSFGVRHIAPYIAEFVQRYPNVHIDIQFDDQFVDIVAQGLDMAIRIGNMESSTLVAKRLTRCRTVLCASHDYLQQHGKPQHPAQLRDHNCLQYSYFRGGQSWMFVRGNEQESVIPNGNIHVNNSEAIRRMLLSGLGIAQLPTFIAGDYIRANTLTTVMPDYQLPEAAVYAVYPERKYLPQKVRLFIDYLSEKFDPSQPYWDDAVFSSPHSPE; from the coding sequence ATGTTTACGGATTTCTCCGCTATTCCGATTTTTATCGCTGTAGTTGAACTGGGTAGTTTCTCTCGAGCCGCAGAACGCTTGAATATCACTAAATCCGCGGTCAGTAAACGTATTACTCAACTTGAACAAGGATTGGGAGCGCGCTTGCTCAATCGTACCACGCGCCAAATCAGCCTCACCGAAGCGGGCGAGCGCTATTACTCTCATGTGTCCACTGCGCTCAATTGGGCCCAACAGGGTGTTGAAGCCGTGGCGGAGTTACAAGGTGAGCCAAGCGGTCATCTCAGAATGAGTGTGCCGATGTCATTCGGTGTTCGACACATTGCCCCCTACATCGCTGAATTTGTACAACGCTACCCCAATGTGCATATCGATATTCAATTTGACGATCAATTCGTCGACATTGTGGCACAAGGCCTCGACATGGCGATTCGGATTGGAAATATGGAAAGCTCCACCTTAGTGGCCAAACGGTTAACGCGCTGTCGCACCGTTTTGTGTGCCTCACACGATTACCTGCAACAGCATGGCAAACCTCAACATCCTGCACAGCTTCGCGACCATAACTGTCTACAATATTCCTATTTTCGAGGGGGGCAAAGCTGGATGTTTGTCCGCGGGAATGAGCAGGAATCGGTGATTCCCAATGGCAATATTCATGTGAACAATAGTGAAGCCATTCGACGCATGTTACTGTCTGGTTTAGGCATCGCGCAATTGCCGACCTTCATTGCTGGCGATTATATTCGTGCCAACACATTAACCACGGTCATGCCCGATTATCAATTGCCTGAAGCGGCGGTCTATGCCGTCTATCCCGAACGCAAATATTTGCCGCAAAAAGTTCGACTCTTTATCGACTACCTAAGTGAAAAATTTGATCCCAGCCAACCTTATTGGGATGACGCCGTATTTTCTTCTCCTCATTCCCCAGAATGA
- a CDS encoding UTRA domain-containing protein → MQYVAIKNIIIEQIAAGLLAPRQKLPSERQLAESFNTTRVTLREALSLLEAEGAIYREDRRGWFITPPALRYYVGSQQPFHKLAQQQDRQTEVRLVRVSRQMADKSIAHMATLPPFTDVQCIERVRCLEGRPVAYVLSYLHHPKVLGWKTVSVKQSLTEQLRETFSVTHQVHDYQVNVGALSGERAQHLHATVGTPALVVTRQYRDEQQAFVRADIEYWRHDAIIVCGEAQ, encoded by the coding sequence GTGCAATATGTCGCGATAAAAAATATCATTATTGAGCAAATTGCTGCTGGGCTTTTAGCGCCACGGCAAAAATTGCCGTCAGAACGTCAACTGGCTGAGTCGTTTAACACCACGCGCGTGACATTACGTGAAGCGTTGAGTCTATTGGAAGCGGAAGGGGCCATTTATCGTGAAGACCGACGTGGATGGTTCATTACGCCCCCTGCTCTTCGTTATTATGTAGGCAGTCAGCAGCCGTTTCACAAGCTAGCGCAGCAGCAGGACCGACAAACCGAGGTGCGGCTCGTCCGTGTGTCTCGGCAAATGGCGGATAAAAGCATTGCACACATGGCGACGTTACCACCGTTCACCGATGTACAATGCATTGAACGCGTTCGTTGTTTGGAAGGTCGCCCCGTCGCCTATGTGCTGAGTTACCTGCATCATCCCAAGGTATTGGGATGGAAGACGGTCTCGGTCAAGCAATCGCTGACAGAGCAATTGCGTGAGACGTTTTCAGTGACTCATCAAGTGCATGACTATCAAGTCAACGTTGGGGCGCTTTCTGGTGAGCGTGCTCAACACCTGCATGCCACAGTAGGTACACCTGCGCTGGTGGTGACGCGTCAATATCGAGATGAACAGCAGGCATTTGTTCGAGCCGACATTGAATATTGGCGCCATGACGCGATTATCGTGTGCGGCGAGGCACAATAA
- a CDS encoding siderophore-interacting protein: MSKTPSRRPSFALTVIATERISPNFQRIQLQGDSIAHFDTDCIGDYIKLQFTPQGSTDLSTLDDSVRPVLRTYTIRDFDPQSHILTLDFVRHEVKDPCCGFAARWALECQVGDSIQIAGPGKSPGINNSGDWFFLVADMTALPALSAQLTALPADAQGYAVIEVADANDAQTLTAPEGMDIIWHVAGQGTELVDAVKALTWRAGQCAVWCACEFDAMRAFRQYFRQQHNIDRDYIYISSYWKNGVTEEGHKVIKREDNEVQASSFA; this comes from the coding sequence ATGTCAAAAACCCCTTCACGCCGTCCAAGCTTTGCGCTTACCGTTATTGCAACGGAACGTATTTCACCAAACTTTCAACGAATTCAACTACAAGGTGACAGCATTGCGCACTTTGATACAGATTGCATCGGTGACTACATCAAACTGCAGTTCACACCACAAGGCAGCACCGATTTAAGTACATTAGATGACTCGGTTCGCCCTGTCTTGAGAACGTACACCATTCGTGATTTTGATCCTCAATCGCATATCCTGACGTTGGATTTTGTTCGTCATGAGGTTAAAGACCCTTGCTGCGGGTTTGCAGCGCGCTGGGCATTAGAGTGCCAAGTCGGCGATAGCATCCAAATTGCCGGTCCCGGTAAAAGCCCAGGTATCAACAACTCTGGTGATTGGTTCTTTTTAGTGGCAGACATGACCGCCCTTCCCGCCTTGAGCGCACAATTAACCGCCCTTCCTGCCGATGCGCAAGGCTATGCCGTTATTGAAGTCGCGGATGCGAATGATGCCCAAACACTGACAGCCCCCGAAGGTATGGACATCATTTGGCATGTGGCTGGCCAAGGAACAGAGTTAGTGGATGCAGTAAAAGCTCTGACGTGGCGCGCGGGTCAATGCGCGGTTTGGTGCGCGTGTGAATTCGACGCAATGCGGGCGTTCCGCCAGTATTTCCGTCAGCAACATAATATTGACCGCGACTACATATACATCAGCAGTTACTGGAAAAATGGGGTCACTGAAGAGGGGCACAAAGTGATAAAACGCGAAGATAACGAAGTCCAAGCGTCTTCTTTCGCTTGA
- the thrS gene encoding threonine--tRNA ligase, with protein sequence MPTITLPDGSQRQFDNPVSTLDVAQSIGPGLAKATIAGRVNGERVDACDLIEHDASLEIITAKDETDGLEIVRHSCAHLLGHALKQLFPDAKMAIGPTIDSGFYYDIDLEHSLSQDDLEKVEARMKELAKTKYEVVKKKVSWQEARDTFESRGEPYKMEILDENVARDDRPGLYHHLEYVDMCRGPHVPHMGFCQNFKLLNVAGAYWRGNSDNKMLQRIYGTAFHDKKALKAHLTRLEEAAKRDHRKLGKQLDLFHMQQEAPGMVFWHHNGWSIFRDLEQFVRSKLVEYDYEEVKGPLMMDRVLWERSGHWDKYSDAMFTTSSENREYAIKPMNCPGHVQIFNQGLKSYRDLPLRMAEFGSCHRNEPSGSLHGIMRVRGFTQDDAHIFCTEEQIQQEVTSCIKMVYDTYQTFGFDNIAVKLSTRPEQRVGSDEIWDKSEADLIKSLESMDIPFDIQEGEGAFYGPKIEFTLYDCLDRAWQCGTVQLDFNLPGRLGATFVGENNERLVPVMIHRAILGSLERFIGILIEEYAGFFPTWLSPEQAVVLNITDKQSDYAQEVAKKLRKCGIRVKADLRNEKIGFKIREHTLKRVPYMLVCGDQEMEAGEIAVRTRKGKDLGKFKLDDFIEHIQSEIASRKLNLEE encoded by the coding sequence ATGCCTACAATTACTCTTCCTGACGGCAGTCAGCGTCAATTTGATAACCCAGTTTCTACTCTCGATGTTGCTCAATCTATTGGTCCTGGTCTTGCGAAAGCAACGATCGCTGGCCGTGTGAATGGTGAGCGTGTCGATGCGTGTGATTTGATTGAGCACGATGCCAGTCTTGAAATCATCACAGCCAAAGATGAAACCGATGGTTTAGAAATCGTTCGTCACTCATGTGCCCACTTATTGGGGCATGCGCTTAAGCAGCTTTTCCCAGATGCAAAAATGGCGATCGGTCCGACCATCGATAGTGGTTTTTACTACGACATCGACTTAGAGCATTCTTTATCTCAAGACGATTTAGAAAAAGTCGAAGCTCGCATGAAAGAGCTAGCAAAAACCAAATATGAAGTCGTCAAAAAGAAAGTGAGCTGGCAGGAAGCACGTGATACCTTCGAGTCTCGAGGTGAACCATATAAAATGGAAATCTTGGATGAGAACGTCGCACGCGATGATCGCCCTGGCTTGTACCATCATCTTGAATACGTCGATATGTGTCGTGGTCCTCATGTACCGCACATGGGCTTTTGTCAGAACTTCAAACTGTTAAACGTCGCGGGTGCCTACTGGCGCGGTAACAGTGATAACAAAATGCTGCAACGTATTTACGGCACCGCTTTTCATGATAAAAAAGCGCTGAAAGCACACTTAACTCGTCTTGAAGAAGCGGCGAAGCGTGACCATCGTAAATTAGGCAAACAGCTTGATTTATTCCATATGCAGCAAGAAGCACCAGGTATGGTATTCTGGCATCATAATGGTTGGTCTATCTTCCGCGATCTTGAGCAATTTGTTCGTAGCAAATTGGTAGAATACGATTACGAAGAAGTGAAAGGCCCATTGATGATGGACCGCGTGTTATGGGAGCGTTCTGGTCACTGGGACAAATATTCCGATGCGATGTTTACCACATCGTCAGAAAATCGTGAATACGCCATCAAACCAATGAACTGCCCTGGACATGTCCAAATCTTTAACCAAGGCTTGAAGTCGTACCGTGATTTACCGTTACGTATGGCGGAGTTTGGCTCATGTCACCGTAACGAACCATCAGGCTCACTGCACGGCATTATGCGTGTTCGTGGCTTTACACAAGATGATGCTCATATCTTCTGTACTGAAGAACAAATTCAACAAGAAGTGACATCATGCATTAAAATGGTTTACGATACATATCAAACCTTTGGTTTTGATAACATCGCAGTAAAACTGTCTACACGTCCAGAACAACGTGTGGGGAGTGATGAAATTTGGGACAAATCCGAAGCGGATCTGATCAAATCCCTTGAATCAATGGATATTCCATTTGACATTCAAGAGGGTGAAGGCGCATTCTACGGACCTAAAATTGAATTTACTTTATATGACTGTTTAGATCGCGCATGGCAATGTGGTACTGTTCAGCTTGATTTCAACTTACCAGGCCGCTTAGGTGCGACTTTCGTAGGTGAGAACAACGAGCGTTTGGTTCCTGTCATGATTCACCGCGCAATCCTTGGTTCACTTGAGCGTTTCATCGGTATTTTGATCGAAGAATACGCTGGCTTCTTCCCAACATGGTTGTCGCCTGAACAAGCCGTTGTGCTGAATATTACGGACAAACAGTCTGATTACGCTCAAGAAGTCGCGAAAAAACTGCGTAAATGTGGAATTCGTGTGAAAGCAGACTTGAGAAATGAAAAAATAGGCTTTAAAATCCGTGAACACACTTTAAAACGTGTTCCGTACATGCTGGTATGTGGTGACCAAGAAATGGAAGCCGGTGAAATAGCAGTACGTACTCGTAAAGGTAAGGATCTCGGTAAATTTAAATTGGATGACTTTATTGAACATATCCAATCTGAGATTGCTAGCCGTAAGCTTAATCTGGAGGAATAA
- the infC gene encoding translation initiation factor IF-3 has product MPAKQNQHRLNGEIRGVREVRLTGVDGESVGIVSIQEAVATAEEAGLDLVEISPNAEPPVCRVMDYGKFLFEKSKASKDQKKKQKQIQIKEVKFRPGTDIGDYQVKLRNLTRFLEDGNKVKVTIRFRGREMAHQNIGVDLLNRIKEDTADISVVESFPSRIEGRQMIMVIAPKKK; this is encoded by the coding sequence TTGCCGGCCAAACAAAACCAGCACCGTTTAAACGGTGAGATTCGTGGCGTTCGTGAAGTTCGTTTAACTGGCGTAGACGGCGAGTCTGTAGGTATCGTGTCGATTCAAGAAGCAGTAGCTACAGCTGAAGAAGCTGGTTTGGATCTCGTAGAGATCAGCCCTAACGCCGAGCCGCCAGTCTGTCGAGTGATGGACTATGGCAAGTTCCTCTTCGAGAAGAGCAAGGCTTCAAAAGATCAGAAGAAAAAACAAAAACAGATCCAGATTAAGGAAGTAAAATTCCGTCCTGGTACTGATATTGGAGACTATCAGGTAAAACTACGCAACCTGACCCGTTTCCTTGAAGACGGCAACAAAGTGAAGGTAACAATTCGCTTCCGTGGCCGCGAAATGGCTCACCAAAACATCGGTGTGGACCTTCTAAACCGAATTAAAGAAGACACGGCAGATATTTCTGTAGTAGAATCTTTCCCGTCGCGTATAGAAGGCCGCCAGATGATTATGGTGATTGCCCCTAAGAAGAAGTAA
- the rpmI gene encoding 50S ribosomal protein L35, which produces MPKMKTNKGAAKRFKKTAGGFKFKHATKRHILTKRTTKNKRQLRPNAILPKCEVAGIVRCLPYA; this is translated from the coding sequence ATGCCTAAGATGAAAACCAACAAAGGTGCTGCTAAGCGTTTTAAGAAAACTGCTGGTGGCTTCAAATTTAAGCACGCTACTAAACGTCACATCCTGACTAAGCGTACTACTAAGAACAAGCGTCAGCTTCGTCCAAATGCTATCCTTCCAAAATGTGAAGTGGCTGGCATTGTACGTTGTCTACCGTACGCTTAA
- the rplT gene encoding 50S ribosomal protein L20 — MPRVKRGVQARARHKKVLNQAKGYYGARSRVYRVAFQAVTKAGQYAYRDRRNKKRQFRQLWIARINAASRQNGLSYSRLINGLKKASIEIDRKILADIAVFDKAAFTVLVEKAKAAL; from the coding sequence ATGCCTCGCGTAAAACGTGGTGTACAAGCTCGTGCACGTCATAAGAAAGTTCTTAATCAAGCTAAAGGTTACTACGGAGCACGTTCACGTGTTTATCGTGTAGCTTTCCAAGCAGTTACTAAAGCTGGTCAATACGCTTACCGTGACCGTCGTAACAAGAAACGTCAATTCCGTCAACTTTGGATTGCTCGTATCAATGCTGCGTCTCGTCAAAACGGTCTGTCTTACAGCCGTCTTATCAACGGTCTGAAAAAAGCATCTATCGAAATCGATCGTAAGATTCTTGCAGACATCGCGGTATTCGACAAAGCTGCATTTACAGTACTTGTTGAAAAAGCGAAAGCTGCTCTTTAA
- a CDS encoding aldo/keto reductase, which produces MEYRQLGHSGLRISAFTLGTMTYGGQGKFAHVGDGGVDVAKRQIDMCIDAGINILDTADIYSDGASEEILGKALQGRQDQMLLATKARFPTGPGPNQGGNSRYHIIEACEASLKRLGRDHIDLYHIHEWDGWTPVEETLEAMDRLIRDGKVRYYGVSNYAGWQLMKTLGSASENHYLRPISQQIHYTLQAREAEYELLPIANDQGVGVMVWSPLAGGLLSGKFRRDNQTPQDSRHLQGWKEPPVSDTDKLYDIVDELVAIGENHGVSAAQVSLAWLLTRPTISSVVIGARTDEQLKDNLAAADLTLTNDELQRLEKVSRPPLLYPYWHQAMTASDRLGASDLQLLQPYLDDEQS; this is translated from the coding sequence ATGGAATATCGTCAACTGGGCCATTCAGGCCTACGTATTTCGGCTTTTACTCTCGGCACCATGACTTACGGCGGGCAAGGTAAGTTTGCTCATGTGGGCGACGGTGGTGTCGATGTAGCAAAACGACAAATCGACATGTGTATCGATGCGGGGATTAACATTCTCGATACTGCAGATATCTACTCAGACGGCGCATCAGAAGAGATCTTAGGCAAAGCATTACAAGGTCGACAAGATCAAATGTTGCTCGCAACAAAAGCTCGTTTCCCTACCGGCCCCGGTCCAAACCAAGGTGGCAATTCTCGCTACCATATCATTGAGGCCTGTGAAGCGTCACTTAAACGACTAGGCCGCGATCATATTGACTTGTACCACATTCACGAGTGGGATGGCTGGACTCCAGTGGAAGAAACGTTAGAAGCCATGGATCGTTTAATCCGTGACGGTAAAGTGCGCTATTACGGTGTGTCCAACTACGCGGGTTGGCAGCTTATGAAAACGCTAGGCAGTGCCTCAGAAAATCATTACTTACGCCCGATCAGTCAACAAATTCATTACACACTACAAGCTCGTGAAGCGGAATATGAGTTATTGCCGATTGCCAACGATCAAGGCGTCGGCGTTATGGTCTGGAGCCCGCTCGCGGGAGGATTGCTATCTGGTAAGTTCCGCCGTGATAATCAAACACCGCAAGATTCACGTCATCTACAGGGTTGGAAAGAGCCACCAGTATCGGATACCGACAAACTTTACGACATTGTCGATGAACTTGTCGCCATCGGGGAAAACCATGGGGTCTCAGCTGCGCAAGTCTCATTAGCTTGGTTGCTCACTCGCCCTACGATCAGTTCAGTTGTCATCGGAGCACGTACCGATGAACAGCTAAAAGATAACTTAGCCGCGGCCGACTTAACGTTAACCAACGATGAGTTGCAGCGTTTAGAAAAAGTGAGTCGTCCACCCCTGCTCTACCCTTACTGGCATCAAGCAATGACCGCCTCGGATCGCTTAGGCGCATCCGATTTGCAATTGCTGCAGCCCTACTTAGATGATGAGCAGTCATAA
- a CDS encoding IS30 family transposase: MNYQQLTEGRRYQISALLERGISVPEIAKTVQCHRSTVYRELKRGRKGEHYCPNEAQMSSTKKRKTARKYRIPKERVDFIRLLLETDWSPEQISNVLTKIGASVSHEWIYRFVAQDKRLGGKLYRHLRQGHKRYRRGKQEKAPAIKNTVSIDDRPSIVDSKERFGDWEIDTVLGKHGTGAMVTILERKTRFYVVKKVPSKSADDVTKATIELLKPYKKHVHTITADNGREFAGHETIAKELKADVYFAHPYSSWERGANENANGLLRQYVKKGTDLTTVTDIDIEFALSRINYRPRKCLGFKQAAIIFEEMALAS, from the coding sequence ATGAATTATCAACAGTTGACCGAAGGCAGAAGATACCAGATTTCTGCTCTTTTGGAACGGGGAATTTCGGTTCCTGAAATAGCTAAAACAGTTCAGTGCCACCGCTCGACGGTATACCGTGAGCTTAAACGCGGTCGGAAGGGAGAGCATTATTGCCCTAACGAAGCCCAGATGTCGTCTACCAAAAAGCGCAAAACAGCACGTAAATACCGAATACCAAAGGAACGTGTCGATTTTATCCGCCTTCTTTTAGAAACAGATTGGAGTCCAGAGCAGATTTCTAATGTATTAACGAAAATTGGTGCATCTGTCAGTCATGAGTGGATCTATCGCTTTGTTGCTCAAGATAAACGCTTGGGCGGTAAGTTATATCGTCACTTGAGACAAGGTCATAAGCGGTATCGCCGAGGTAAACAAGAGAAAGCTCCAGCGATAAAAAATACCGTTTCGATTGATGATAGACCAAGCATCGTTGACAGTAAGGAGCGGTTTGGTGACTGGGAAATCGACACTGTGCTAGGTAAGCATGGTACAGGTGCAATGGTGACTATTTTAGAGCGTAAGACTCGATTTTACGTGGTAAAGAAAGTGCCATCTAAGTCAGCGGATGATGTCACCAAAGCGACAATAGAGCTACTGAAGCCCTATAAGAAACATGTCCATACCATTACGGCAGATAACGGGCGAGAGTTTGCAGGTCATGAAACCATCGCAAAAGAATTAAAGGCTGATGTGTACTTTGCTCATCCGTACAGTTCTTGGGAGCGTGGTGCTAATGAGAATGCGAACGGTCTTTTAAGGCAATATGTGAAGAAAGGAACCGATCTAACGACAGTGACGGACATCGATATAGAGTTCGCTTTATCGCGGATAAATTACCGTCCGAGAAAGTGTTTAGGCTTCAAGCAGGCAGCCATTATATTTGAGGAGATGGCTTTAGCTTCTTGA